Proteins encoded by one window of Procambarus clarkii isolate CNS0578487 chromosome 92, FALCON_Pclarkii_2.0, whole genome shotgun sequence:
- the LOC123774947 gene encoding adhesive plaque matrix protein-like gives MSELKNSSPQLGEPATGDTEAAVEDTGPGPGDNPTTEPTTAATRPTGPTTAATRPTGPTTAATRPTGPTTAATRPTGPTTAATRPTGPTTAATRPTGPTTAATRPTGPTTAATRPTGPTTAATRPTGPTTAATRPTGPTTAATRPQDPPPLQHGHRTHHRCNTATGPTTAATRPTGPTTAATRPTGPTTAATRPTGPTTAATRPTGPTTAATRPTGPTTAATRPTGPTTAATRPTGPTTAATRPQDPPPLQHGHRTHHRCNTATGPTTAATRPTGPTTAATRPTGPTTAATRPTGPTTAATRPTGPTTAATRPTGPTTAATRPTGPTTAATRPTGPTTAATRPTGPTTAATRPTGPTTAATRPTGPTTAATRPTGPTTAATRPTRAADTPTASPTSSSTGDELPESPKSRTSAQASPRGGARLKARHERLDRGRTSSELSPPPGGTVAEPPVGRATPRSARSLTD, from the exons ATGTCAGAACTCAAGAActcat CCCCCCAACTCGGGGAACCAGCAACCGGGGACACGGAGGCAGCTGTAGAAGACACGGGACCAGGGCCAGGCGACAATCCCACCACAGAACCCACCACCGCTGCAACACGGCCCACAGGACCCACCACCGCTGCAACACGGCCCACAGGACCCACCACCGCTGCAACACGGCCCACAGGACCCACCACCGCTGCAACACGGCCCACAGGACCCACCACCGCTGCAACACGGCCCACAGGACCCACCACCGCAGCAACACGGCCCACAGGACCCACCACCGCTGCAACACGGCCCACAGGACCCACCACCGCTGCAACACGGCCCACAGGACCCACCACCGCTGCAACACGGCCCACAGGACCCACCACCGCTGCAACACGGCCCACAGGACCCACCACCGCTGCAACACGGCCACAGGACCCACCACCGCTGCAACACGGTCACAGGACCCACCACCGCTGCAACACGGCCACAGGACCCACCACCGCTGCAACACGGCCCACAGGACCCACCACCGCTGCAACACGGCCCACAGGACCCACCACCGCTGCAACACGGCCCACAGGACCCACCACCGCTGCAACACGGCCCACAGGACCCACCACCGCTGCAACACGGCCCACAGGACCCACCACCGCTGCAACACGGCCCACAGGACCCACCACCGCTGCAACACGGCCCACAGGACCCACCACCGCTGCAACACGGCCACAGGACCCACCACCGCTGCAACACGGCCACAGGACCCACCACCGCTGCAACACGGCCACAGGACCCACCACCGCTGCAACACGGCCCACAGGACCCACCACCGCTGCAACACGGCCCACAGGACCCACCACCGCTGCAACACGGCCCACAGGACCCACCACCGCTGCAACACGGCCCACAGGACCCACCACCGCTGCAACACGGCCCACAGGACCCACCACCGCTGCAACACGGCCCACAGGACCCACCACCGCTGCAACACGGCCCACAGGACCCACCACCGCTGCAACACGGCCCACAGGACCCACCACCGCTGCAACACGGCCCACAGGACCCACCACCGCTGCAACACGGCCCACAGGACCCACCACCGCTGCAACACGGCCCACAGGACCCACCACCGCTGCAACACGGCCCACAAGAGCCGCAGACACGCCAACAGCGTCGCCCACATCATCATCCACAGGAGACGAACTTCCGGAGTCCCCAAAATCCCGGACGTCGGCCCAGGCCTCACCACGAGGCGGAGCCAGACTCAAAGCCCGCCACGAACGCTTGGACAGAGGTCGCACGTCGTCGGAACTATCACCCCCGCCAGGAGGCACCGTAGCAGAACCTCCAGTCGGTCGCGCAACTCCCCGCAGCGCACGATCACTgactgattga